DNA from Leptolyngbya iicbica LK:
TCTCACGCCCTGGCTGGGCGCTTGGTGAATAATTTGGACTGGTGTCACAATTGCCTCTGGTTGCCACGAGCGGCGATCGCTCACATTGCCTGGCAAGAAATGCGCGAAGAGGGGGCCAAGCACATCCGTCGAGTTTATCGAACCCGCATTTGCTATGTATCGGCTACGGGTGAAAAGTGTTGGCTCACCCTCCAAGGCAATGTCGTCCGAGCTGATATTTATTCACCAACGGCCATGAGCGATCGCGATTTATATGACACTCTGCACCATTGGTGGCAATCGTCGCCCACAGAGCACTAACCCCGGTCAATATCGAAACTGAATCGGTGACAGCATTGCCCAGGCGACTAAATTTGATCTTGAAAATCTTCGAGGGCCTGGAGCAAATCGCTCATACAACCGACCGGAATGAGATCGATTAGGGGCATGTGGTGACGCCCTCCGCCTACTGGCACCGTGATGTCGCGTAGCACTGCTGTGACATCGCTTTCACCTAAGCGATCGTCCACCACAAGCGGGTACAGTCGCTGAGCGACCAGCGTATGCAACTTGGCGTCATTCAGATACAGATGCCACTTAGCGACATCGATATAAACGGCTTCACCGACGTTAGCCGCAAGCTTTTCTAGCGTTTCAGCAGGAGGTGAGTCGTACATGGGGTCATTTCCTGAAGCATTTACAGCAACATCATTTAGCTTAGGCCAGCCCGGTCGCCTTAACCTCCCCCTTCTGGGGCATCCTCCGGTTCAATGACGTAGTCGCCCGAATAGTCAGCGATCGCAAAAATATAGATGGCATGGACGGCTAAACCCACAAACCAGATCGGCGTCAATTTGCTCACCCAGGGCACCCAAGCCTCATTGATTTGATGGGCAAACCACAGGCCCGAGTTTATAGCAGTGAACGCAGCCACATGCACCGCAAAGGTCATGCGGTCGTCTAGTTTGCGAAAGGCCGGGTCACGGCGGTCAGGTTTTCGAGGCCAACGAGGCGGCATGGGTCACTTATCCAAATACTTACTGTTTCATTTTACGGGCTGTGATTCATTCGCACGACCATCCGTGCCAAAAGCCAATCTCAACGGCTTTAGTTGGCGGCCTGAGCCCCGTGACTACGCGGATCATCGCTGCGGTTGATGCTGTTGATCACAACACTACGGGTTGTGGGTTCATCCAAGTTAGAGGTCTGTCCCACCCCTTGCTGGTAAGGCAGTGTCGCTCCTGTCATCAGTGCCTCTAGGTTGCTGGCAATCACCGCTTTGGGCTGTTCCCCAATGGCTGCCGTCACGGGCTCACCCTGAGGATTCAAATACACAAAATGCGGAATGCCATCCACCCGGTAATGCAACATTTCCGGTAGCCACTTATTGTTGTCCACATTCAACATGACGAAATTAATGTCATCGCCATACGTGCTGCGCAGGTCGGCCATATCCCCCGCCATCGCCTGACATGAGGTACACCAGTTAGCATAAAACTCCATTAAAGAAGGTTTGCCATTGGTCAAGGCCGTCTCCAAGGGGGTAGACTCCACAGCCA
Protein-coding regions in this window:
- a CDS encoding DUF3181 family protein — its product is MYDSPPAETLEKLAANVGEAVYIDVAKWHLYLNDAKLHTLVAQRLYPLVVDDRLGESDVTAVLRDITVPVGGGRHHMPLIDLIPVGCMSDLLQALEDFQDQI
- a CDS encoding 2TM domain-containing protein; translated protein: MPPRWPRKPDRRDPAFRKLDDRMTFAVHVAAFTAINSGLWFAHQINEAWVPWVSKLTPIWFVGLAVHAIYIFAIADYSGDYVIEPEDAPEGGG
- a CDS encoding thioredoxin family protein; translation: MDQTTKPSTTAQETTTAPSLAAKARNFLVVGVAVILSVLVVMGVRTQTPAASLETLAVESTPLETALTNGKPSLMEFYANWCTSCQAMAGDMADLRSTYGDDINFVMLNVDNNKWLPEMLHYRVDGIPHFVYLNPQGEPVTAAIGEQPKAVIASNLEALMTGATLPYQQGVGQTSNLDEPTTRSVVINSINRSDDPRSHGAQAAN